DNA sequence from the Hyalangium ruber genome:
CGTGCGCGCCAGGAGGTCGACTCGGTGCTGGGCACGGAGACCGTGCCGACGTCGGCGCACCTCAAGCGACTGCCTTACGTGGCAGGGGTGACCCAGGAGGCGCTGCGGCTGCGCTCGCCGGTTCCGACCGTCCTCCTGGAGACCAACGAGGACACGGTGATCGATCAGGTGGCGGTGCCCGCAGGGACGATGGTGTTCTGCCTCACCCGGCCGCCGTGCCTGAACAACTCCCTGTTTGGAGACGCGGAGCACTTCCGCCCGGAGCGGTGGCTGCCCGAGCCGCCTCCCGACACCCTACCGCACACGCCTCGGCTGATGATGCCGTTCGGGGCTGGCTCGCGGATCTGCCCGGGGCGCAGCCTCGGCCTGCTCGAGTGCGCCCTCGTCGCCAGTACGGTGCTGCGCCACTTCGAGCTGGAGGTGGTAGACCCCAACGCTCCCGTGCGGGAGGTCAACACCTTCACCGTGCAGCCCGACGGCGTGCGCCTGCGCTTCCGGCAGCGCGCCTCGACCTGACATCGGGGCGCACGCTACAGTGCGCCCTCCTCCTACACCGGCCCTTCATGGACAGAGTTCCCGCTCCCGCGATGACGCAGCCCGCTGCTGCCGCGGACACCCGCTTCTTCGGCCATCCCCGCGGCCTCTCCACGCTCTTCTTCACCGAGATGTGGGAGCGCTTCTCCTTCTACGGCATCCGCCCGCTGCTCGTGCTCTACATGGCCGCGGCGATCACCAGCGGCGGCTTCGGCTTCTCGCGCACGGAGGCCTCCGCCATCGTGGGCATCTACGCCGCCTCGGTGTACCTGGGCTCGCTGCCCGGAGGCTGGGTGGCGGACCGGCTGCTGGGGCTGCAACGCGCCATCTGGTACGGCGGGTGTCTCATCGCGGCGGGGCACATCTGCATCGGCCTGTCGGAGTTCCTGGGACGCGCCGCCTTCTTCTCGGGCCTCATCCTCATCGTCCTGGGCACCGGGCTGCTCAAGCCGAACATCTCCGCCATCGTCGGCGAGCTGTACCCCGAGGGCGGTGCCCGGCGCGACGCGGGCTTCTCCCTCTTCTACATGGGCATCAACATCGGCGCGCTGCTCGCGCCCCTGGTCACCGGCTTCCTCGGTGAGAAGGTGGGCTGGCACTACGGCTTCGGCGCCGCGGGCCTGGGGATGATCATCGGGCTCATCCAGTACCGGCTCACCGTCCCGTGGCTGGGTACGCTCGGCCTCGAGCCCACCCGCCATCCGGACCCGGCCGTGCAGGCGCGGCAGGAGATGCAGATCAAGCTGGGGCTGGGCGTGTTCCTGGCCCTGCTGGTGCTGCTGGTGGTGCTGGGAATGGCGGGCATGC
Encoded proteins:
- a CDS encoding peptide MFS transporter is translated as MDRVPAPAMTQPAAAADTRFFGHPRGLSTLFFTEMWERFSFYGIRPLLVLYMAAAITSGGFGFSRTEASAIVGIYAASVYLGSLPGGWVADRLLGLQRAIWYGGCLIAAGHICIGLSEFLGRAAFFSGLILIVLGTGLLKPNISAIVGELYPEGGARRDAGFSLFYMGINIGALLAPLVTGFLGEKVGWHYGFGAAGLGMIIGLIQYRLTVPWLGTLGLEPTRHPDPAVQARQEMQIKLGLGVFLALLVLLVVLGMAGMLHINAVAVSQSMGYAIATMAVLYFLYLFTLAGLTGDEKKRVVAILVLFVFATIFWAAFEQAPTSLNLFAADFTDRTVLGWEMPTLWLQSANSFFVIVFAPVFAALWVALGRRGGNPSSPTKFALGLLLASIGFGVMIFAAQRIQAGGGIRVSPWWLITSFFFQTMGELCLSPVGLSSMTKLAPRKFTGQMMGVWFMATALGNLIAGLVGGHVNPENPAEMPALFTQTSLFLLGSAVVLGLLIIPIRRMMAQTQTEG